From Brassica oleracea var. oleracea cultivar TO1000 chromosome C3, BOL, whole genome shotgun sequence, a single genomic window includes:
- the LOC106334433 gene encoding LOW QUALITY PROTEIN: uncharacterized protein LOC106334433 (The sequence of the model RefSeq protein was modified relative to this genomic sequence to represent the inferred CDS: substituted 1 base at 1 genomic stop codon), whose translation MEREQQIAVNLFINNNRLIHQLHQENNHVSHRGSIVGHAVILRDRXNADRNLYNGYFF comes from the coding sequence ATGGAGAGAGAACAACAAATTGCAGTTAATTTGTTTATCAACAATAATCGTCTTATTCACCAACTCCATCAAGAAAATAATCATGTAAGTCACCGCGGTTCTATTGTCGGTCATGCAGTTATTCTTCGTGATAGATAAAATGCTGATCGCAATTTGTACAATGGTTATTTTTTTTGA
- the LOC106333895 gene encoding uncharacterized protein LOC106333895 yields the protein MERSRGTSFNQQEDEFLCHVHLEISQDPITSNNQALKTLWDKITKNYNAKKPESWEVRRNRSLVGRIGTVLYAVRNLISCVIQVQNMHPGGASEQDIMEKAKKLLLQDRKQFFFFKKIDHMWVLMKDISKFSDNANISIPDIESNTFGSQTSQSPGISSFSINLSSDDGGSNSSQCPIGSKKAKLKRKLVEVTLVSLSDLNKQESYKKELNNNKVKLLQQYFGDLGGLGSNLPEY from the exons ATGGAAAGAAGTAGGGGCACATCATTCAACCAACAAGAAGATGAGTTTTTATGTCATGTCCATTTAGAGATATCACAAGATCCCATTACTAGCAACAATCAAGCTCTCAAGACATTATGGGATAAAATAACAAAAAACTATAATGCAAAAAAACCAGAAAGTTGGGAAGTTAGGAGAAATAGATCTTTAGTAGGTAGGATAGGTACTGTTTTGTATGCTGTTAGAAACTTGATAAGTTGTGTGATCCAAGTGCAAAATATGCATCCAGGTGGTGCATCCGAACAAGACATT ATGGAGAAAGCAAAGAAACTATTGCTGCAAGATCGAAAACAATTTTTTTTTTTTAAAAAAATTGATCATATGTGGGTATTGATGAAAGATATTTCAAAGTTTTCAGATAATGCTAATATCAGTATCCCGGATATTGAGAGCAACACATTCGGTTCTCAAACATCACAATCTCCTGGAATTTCTTCATTTTCAATAAATTTAAGCAGCGATGATGGTGGTTCAAATTCATCTCAATGTCCTATTGGTTCGAAGAAAGCAAAGCTCAAAAGAAAACTTGTTGAAG TAACACTCGTCAGTTTATCCGATTTGAACAAGCAAGAATCATACAAAAAAGAACTCAACAACAACAAGGTGAAACTACTCCAACAATATTTTGGTGATCTTGGAGGTTTGGGATCGAATTTACCTGAATATTAG
- the LOC106329148 gene encoding receptor-like protein 12 — protein sequence MKGSWNASNIIHSSFSCLFLFLFNFRDVCAAPTRYSCRSEQRDALLEFKNEFEIGELSFYCISGYPKTESWANSSDCCRWEGITCDVKSGEVVELDLSCSGLHGRFRSNSSLFRLQNLHFLDLSLNDLSGHIPSSVGNLSHLTTLHLSDNHFSGQILSYVAIFSLLNSLDLSYNQFLGEIPPSIGNLSKLTTLDLSYNQFSGYIPFSIGNLSQLISLGLSQNTFSGQIPSSIGNLSQLTYLHFFTNNFMGEIPSSFGNLNRLIRLSMFSNKLYGNFPSALLKMTRLSTLILSSNKFTGTLPPNITSLSNLAFFDASDNALSGTLPSSLFTIPSLTSIDLSDNQLEGTLEFGNTSSPPNLQALRIGGNNFIGPIPSSISKLTNLEELDLSSFNTQGPVDFSIFSHLKALQTLGLSHLNTTATIDLNDFLSYFKRLSYLDLSGNHVSAANKSSVPWPSLVYMDLSQCGINGFFPELLKTQKRLRNLDISNNKIKGQVPGWLWMLPNLENLELSNNTFTGFERPPKHGLSYVWKPSIKNILGSNNNFTGKVPSFICALRSLNILDLSKNNLNGSIPHCLGNFKSSLSVLNVRHNRLSGGLPENILGNLRSLDVGHNQLTGKLPRSSIRMSSPLEVLNVESNRINDTFPFWLSSLQSLQVLVLGSNSFHGPIHHQVSFPKLRIIDISRNHFNGSLPTSYFAKWSAMSSLGTNEEDRSKVNYMDVKYMGDEVDYGYYHDSIVLMNRGLEMELVSILKIYTALDFSGNELEGEIPRSIGLLKEIHVLNLSNNGFTGHMPSSLGNMTALESLDVSRNKLSGEIPQELGNLSFLAYMNFSHNQLVGLVPDGTQFRRQNCTSFEDNMRLFGPSLDEVCGDIRTPASQQHHESKGEEEVMSWIAVAIGSVPGIVFGLTIGYILASYKPEWFLNPFGRKSCRRSRSTTT from the coding sequence ATGAAAGGCTCTTGGAACGCATCAAATATCATTCATAGTAGTTTCTCTTGTCTCTTCTTATTTCTTTTCAATTTTAGAGATGTGTGTGCTGCTCCTACAAGATACTCGTGTCGTTCTGAACAGAGGGATGCATTGCTCGAGTTTAAGAACGAGTTTGAGATTGGGGAGCTTTCTTTTTATTGTATAAGTGGTTATCCAAAGACAGAGTCATGGGCAAATAGCAGCGACTGCTGTAGGTGGGAGGGTATCACGTGCGATGTCAAGTCTGGGGAAGTGGTCGAGCTAGACCTTAGTTGTAGCGGCCTCCATGGCCGGTTCCGTTCCAATAGCAGCCTTTTCAGGCTTCAAAACCTCCATTTTCTAGACCTTTCACTCAATGATCTTAGTGGTCATATCCCATCTTCAGTTGGAAATCTTTCTCATCTCACCACTCTCCACCTTTCTGATAACCATTTCTCTGGTCAGATTCTTTCTTATGTTGCAATCTTTTCTCTTCTCAATTCTCTTGATCTTTCCTACAACCAGTTTTTAGGTGAAATCCCACCTTCGATTGGTAACCTTTCTAAGCTCACCACACTCGACCTTTCATATAACCAATTTTCAGGTTATATTCCATTTTCAATTGGAAACCTTTCTCAACTTATCTCCCTTGGACTTTCACAAAATACTTTTAGTGGTCAGATTCCGTCTTCCATTGGAAACCTTTCTCAGCTCACTTATCTCCACTTCTTTACTAACAACTTCATGGGTGAAATCCCATCTTCTTTTGGCAATCTAAACCGCCTGATCCGCTTAAGCATGTTCTCTAATAAGCTATATGGAAACTTTCCCAGTGCATTACTAAAAATGACAAGGCTGTCAACTTTAATACTCTCCTCAAATAAGTTCACAGGCACACTTCCTCCTAACATCACTTCACTATCCAACTTGGCCTTCTTTGACGCAAGTGATAACGCTCTCAGTGGAACTCTCCCATCTTCTCTCTTCACCATTCCTTCTTTGACTTCTATTGACTTGAGTGATAACCAACTTGAAGGCACGCTTGAGTTTGGGAATACGTCTTCACCACCTAACTTACAAGCCTTACGTATTGGCGGCAACAACTTCATAGGGCCAATCCCGAGTTCCATTTCCAAATTAACCAACCTTGAGGAACTTGACCTTTCCAGTTTCAACACCCAAGGACCAGTTGACTTTAGTATCTTCTCACATCTCAAGGCACTACAAACTCTTGGCCTATCCCATTTGAACACAACCGCAACGATTGACTTGAATGATTTCTTATCATATTTCAAGAGGCTCAGCTATTTGGATCTCTCAGGCAATCATGTTTCAGCCGCAAACAAAAGTTCAGTTCCTTGGCCATCGCTAGTCTATATGGACTTGTCACAATGCGGTATTAATGGTTTCTTCCCGGAGCTTCTGAAAACACAGAAGCGGTTGCGGAATCTAGACATTTCCAACAACAAAATCAAAGGTCAAGTTCCTGGATGGTTATGGATGCTACCAAACTTGGAGAACCTGGAACTTTCAAACAACACTTTCACCGGTTTCGAAAGACCACCAAAACATGGACTATCCTATGTCTGGAAACCATCTATAAAGAACATTCTTGGCTCCAACAACAACTTCACAGGCAAGGTTCCTTCTTTCATATGTGCGTTGCGTTCTCTAAATATTCTCGATTTATCTAAAAACAACTTAAATGGTTCAATCCCTCATTGTTTGGGGAACTTCAAGAGCAGTCTTTCGGTTCTAAACGTTCGTCATAATCGTCTTAGTGGAGGTCTTCCAGAGAATATTCTTGGAAACCTAAGGTCGCTTGACGTTGGTCATAACCAGCTGACGGGGAAGCTTCCTAGATCTTCGATCCGTATGTCATCTCCTCTGGAAGTTCTGAACGTGGAAAGCAACAGAATCAACGACACGTTTCCTTTCTGGTTAAGTTCTTTACAAAGTCTCCAAGTTCTCGTCCTTGGATCGAATTCATTCCATGGACCAATACATCATCAAGTCTCATTCCCTAAGTTGCGGATTATTGACATCTCGCGTAATCACTTCAACGGATCTTTGCCAACGAGCTACTTTGCGAAGTGGAGTGCTATGTCATCACTTGGGACAAACGAAGAAGATCGGTCGAAAGTAAATTACATGGATGTGAAGTACATGGGAGACGAAGTAGATTATGGATACTACCATGATTCGATCGTTTTGATGAATAGAGGTTTAGAGATGGAGCTAGTAAGTATCCTAAAAATCTACACAGCACTCGACTTTTCGGGAAACGAACTTGAAGGAGAGATTCCGAGGTCCATCGGTCTACTGAAAGAGATCCACGTGCTCAACTTGTCAAACAATGGTTTCACTGGCCACATGCCTTCGTCTTTGGGAAACATGACGGCTCTCGAGTCGTTGGATGTTTCCCGAAACAAGCTTTCGGGAGAGATTCCGCAAGAGCTTGGGAACCTCTCGTTCCTTGCGTACATGAACTTCTCGCATAACCAGCTTGTGGGTCTAGTACCAGATGGCACTCAGTTCCGAAGGCAGAATTGCACTTCGTTTGAGGATAACATGAGACTTTTTGGTCCTTCTCTTGACGAAGTTTGTGGAGATATTCGCACGCCAGCATCGCAACAACATCATGAATCAAAGGGAGAAGAAGAGGTGATGAGTTGGATAGCAGTTGCAATAGGATCAGTGCCTGGTATTGTCTTCGGATTGACGATTGGATACATTCTCGCTTCATACAAACCAGAGTGGTTCTTAAACCCTTTTGGCCGAAAAAGTTGTCGAAGAAGCAGAAGCACCACAACGTAG
- the LOC106330315 gene encoding glutathione S-transferase T3-like has translation MDSNPYMNLNFVDLLQSQQDTSVGVESPSIPSLSTQATEGRNFEHKTPSERKERRTWSPTDDVVLISSWLNTSKDPLVGNEQRSVAFWKRVAAYFEASPKVGGCEKRESSHCKQRWQKINDLVSKFAGAYEAATREKRSGQNENDVLKLAHEIFFTNHNKKFTLEHAWKELRNDQKWCTLYTAKNDGSSKKRKCDEGSQSASSVSSAIDDEGSNRPQGVKSAKASGKKPMGEGKDLSQFQTIWSIKMQDSFMKERLSKMKLLDSLIAKQDPLQDYEEALKKKLITELMTD, from the coding sequence ATGGATTCTAATCCGTATATGAATCTAAATTTTGTTGATCTTCTTCAAAGTCAACAAGATACTTCCGTAGGTGTAGAATCTCCTTCTATTCCTTCTCTTAGCACTCAAGCTACTGAGGGTAGAAACTTCGAACACAAGACTCCTTCAGAGCGTAAGGAACGAAGGACTTGGAGTCCAACCGATGATGTAGTGTTGATCAGCTCGTGGTTAAACACGAGCAAAGATCCACTTGTCGGGAATGAGCAAAGGTCAGTAGCTTTCTGGAAGAGAGTAGCAGCGTATTTTGAGGCTAGTCCTAAGGTTGGTGGCTGTGAAAAAAGAGAGTCATCTCACTGCAAGCAGAGGTGGCAGAAGATCAATGACTTAGTGTCCAAGTTTGCTGGAGCATATGAGGCCGCAACCAGAGAGAAAAGAAGTGGGCAAAATGAGAATGATGTTCTCAAACTTGCCCACGAAATCTTCTTCACCAACCATAACAAGAAGTTCACCCTTGAACATGCTTGGAAGGAGTTGAGAAATGACCAGAAGTGGTGTACCCTTTACACGGCCAAAAATGATGGCAGCTCCAAGAAGAGGAAGTGTGACGAAGGTTCACAGTCAGCAAGCTCCGTCTCCAGTGCTATAGATGATGAGGGAAGTAACCGTCCCCAGGGTGTTAAGTCTGCAAAAGCCAGTGGTAAGAAACCCATGGGTGAGGGGAAGGACCTCTCACAGTTTCAGACAATATGGAGCATAAAGATGCAGGATTCGTTTATGAAGGAAAGACTGTCAAAGATGAAGTTGCTTGACAGTCTCATTGCAAAACAAGATCCGCTTCAAGATTACGAAGAAGCTCTAAAAAAGAAGCTCATTACCGAGTTAATGACTGATTAG
- the LOC106334216 gene encoding uncharacterized protein LOC106334216 gives MGNCLRHEMHWAGEDWDDFITEDEEHHHHQSSKTSIEASSTVFVARDSKSSDSSHHEIKIRLTKKQFHDLLSNVNVHDLTGSDLDRKTEEGNQHRLWRPVLKSIREVN, from the coding sequence ATGGGAAATTGTCTGAGACACGAAATGCATTGGGCTGGTGAAGATTGGGATGATTTCATCACAGAAGATGAAGAACATCATCATCATCAGAGCTCTAAGACCTCCATTGAGGCTAGTAGCACTGTATTTGTTGCACGAGACAGTAAATCATCTGACTCATCTCATCATGAGATCAAGATCAGACTGACGAAAAAGCAATTCCATGATTTACTTAGTAACGTCAACGTACATGACTTGACCGGTTCTGATCTTGATCGTAAAACTGAAGAAGGCAACCAGCACCGGTTATGGAGACCGGTTCTAAAGAGCATACGGGAGGTTAATTAA